One genomic segment of Drosophila melanogaster chromosome 3R includes these proteins:
- the CG31125 gene encoding uncharacterized protein: MSSDRRYYFGADLEDNEGAICKANDNNNEQEADKDDPDESEFLQDVPYSSSSIDRSSVGSIPWADDAIKKNLLDWERVERLMSGEDPLTELQEPELRNEIADWHRKFPSLLGRRTRTLRHHSFDSQTREDIDSISNLSLNSLDDDDDDEEAEDGFLTPKAEEPEQPHHHSYLRHSQKKLVDLLDRDLRVTSVSVRLLKRQRSQQNQPQLPISATTQSSARLRMPPILNVLDTNRRFRGLLNNRSFVQLTQVQQKEQLQHQNQAKSAVLPHQSHRSSAWHMPMAANRFFNNRNAVVLPSLNLGRHSRDLLATTTATSSQTNSSGGGGHNSHGHSNSSSNRSTLHPFGATSVSSNTPSTGRSISAAVHHPRTEFAPSSAFYIPYSASKFKAFK, translated from the coding sequence ATGTCCTCAGACAGACGCTACTATTTCGGAGCGGATTTGGAGGACAATGAGGGTGCCATCTGCAAGgccaacgacaacaacaacgaacaGGAAGCGGATAAGGACGATCCGGATGAATCGGAGTTCCTGCAGGATGTGCCCTACTCCTCTAGCAGCATTGACCGCAGCTCGGTGGGCTCCATTCCGTGGGCGGACGATGCCATCAAGAAGAACCTGCTGGACTGGGAGCGGGTGGAGCGGCTGATGAGCGGCGAGGATCCCTTGACGGAGCTTCAGGAGCCCGAGTTGCGCAACGAGATCGCCGACTGGCACCGAAAGTTCCCTAGCCTGCTGGGCCGCCGGACTCGAACGCTGCGCCACCACAGCTTCGATAGTCAGACGCGGGAGGATATTGACTCGATTTCAAATCTTAGTCTGAACTCCCtggacgacgacgatgatgacgaggaGGCGGAGGATGGATTTCTGACACCCAAGGCAGAAGAACCAGAACAGCCTCATCACCACTCCTATTTACGGCACAGCCAGAAGAAGCTGGTGGATCTACTGGACAGGGATCTGCGGGTTACCTCCGTTTCGGTTAGACTCCTCAAACGACAGCGCAGCCAGCAGAACCAGCCCCAGCTGCCCATCTCAGCCACCACCCAATCCTCGGCACGCCTGCGCATGCCGCCCATTCTCAATGTGCTCGATACCAACCGGCGCTTTCGGGGATTGCTCAACAACCGCAGCTTCGTTCAGCTCACCCAGGTgcagcagaaggagcagctgcagcatcaGAACCAGGCCAAGTCCGCCGTGTTGCCACATCAAAGTCATCGATCGTCCGCCTGGCACATGCCCATGGCCGCCAATCGCTTTTTTAACAACAGGAACGCGGTAGTCCTGCCCTCGCTTAATCTGGGCAGGCACAGCAGGGATTTGCTGGCCACCACCACGGCCACTTCGAGCCAAACCAACTCCAGCGGCGGGGGCGGACACAACAGCCATGGCCACAGCAACAGTTCCTCCAACCGCTCCACACTGCATCCATTTGGGGCGACCAGCGTTTCCAGCAACACACCATCCACGGGACGATCTATCTCGGCGGCAGTTCATCATCCGCGAACCGAATTTGCGCCCAGCAGCGCCTTCTACATACCCTACAGTGCCTCGAAATTCAAAGCCTTCAAGTAA
- the ash2 gene encoding absent, small, or homeotic discs 2, isoform B, giving the protein MASSFTDEESSLSKNNRQKRKFPGTDSGPTGKKGRPSSDITANVKLPPHGYPLEHPFNKDGYRYILAEPDPHAPFRQEFDESSDWAGKPIPGWLYRILVPHSVLLALHDRAPQLKISEDRLAVTGERGYCMVRATHSVNRGCWYFEVTIEEMPDGAATRLGWGREYGNLQAPLGYDKFGYSWRSRKGTKFTESHGKHYSDAYVEGDTLGFLIELPEEASLDYLPNTFKDRPLVKFKSHLYYEDKDKITETLKNLHILQGSRIEFFKNGQSQGVAFEDIYAGSYFPAISIHKSATVSVNFGPAFKYPEVLVEHKAKGMHDRVEELITEQCLADTLYLTEHDGRLRLDNMGL; this is encoded by the exons ATGGCGTCATCTTTTACGGACGAGGAGT CTTCCCTCTCCAAAAACAATCGACAGAAAAGGAAATTTCCCGGCACGGATTCGGGTCCCACGGGCAAGAAGGGTCGGCCCAGTTCCGATATTACGGCCAATGTAAAGTTGCCACCGCATGGCTATCCATTGGAACACCCCTTCAACAAGGATGGCTATCGTTATATACTCGCCGAACCGGATCCACATGCTCCATTTCGTCAGGAGTTCGACGAGAGCTCCGATTGGGCTGGCAAACCTATCCCCGGCTGGCTCTACCGCATCCTGGTGCCACATTCTGTGCTCCTGGCGCTGCATGATCGGGCACCACAGCTGAAAATAAGCGAGGATCGGTTGGCGGTGACGGGCGAACGTGGTTACTGCATGGTCCGAGCCACACACT CTGTGAACCGGGGATGCTGGTACTTTGAGGTCACCATCGAAGAGATGCCCGACGGAGCTGCCACGCGACTTGGCTGGGGCCGGGAGTACGGCAACTTGCAGGCTCCATTGGGATACGACAAGTTCGGTTACTCCTGGAGATCTCGCAAGGGCACCAAGTTTACCGAGAGCCATGGCAAACACTACAGTGATGCCTATGTGGAGGGCGATACATTGGGATTCCTCATAGAGCTGCCAGAGGAGGCGTCGCTCGACTATCTGCCCAACACATTCAAAGATCGG CCCCTGGTCAAGTTCAAGTCTCATCTGTACTACGAGGATAAGGACAAGATCACAGAAACCCTGAAAAATCTGCACATCCTGCAGGGCAGCCGCATCGAGTTCTTTAAGAACGGTCAATCGCAGGGTGTGGCATTCGAAGACATTTATGCCGGCAGCTATTTCCCGGCCATCTCGATCCACAAAAGTGCAACGGTCAGCGTAAACTTCGGACCCGCCTTCAAGTATCCCGAGGTGCTCGTCGAGCACAAAGCCAAGGGG ATGCACGATCGCGTGGAGGAGCTGATCACAGAGCAATGTTTAGCCGACACCCTCTACCTCACAGAACACGATGGACGTCTGCGCTTGGATAATATGGGTCTTTAG
- the ash2 gene encoding absent, small, or homeotic discs 2, isoform C, which translates to MEDSQMDTSSPTESSSEVNFTAEEDKSQETRSAAGVCYCGKERNLNIVELLCATCSRWVHETCVSYQLGKGKLLPFITNYVFVCKNCSASGLESFRKSQATISQMCHCAIANMQQAASRDGRRQIQFSKDKEIIPYIEQYWEAMTTMPRRLTQSWYSTVQRSLVKDVQTLFTYEEHAEHGAMYGLFHQDLRIIKPNYESMSKSGALRLTDDGYTQASLSKNNRQKRKFPGTDSGPTGKKGRPSSDITANVKLPPHGYPLEHPFNKDGYRYILAEPDPHAPFRQEFDESSDWAGKPIPGWLYRILVPHSVLLALHDRAPQLKISEDRLAVTGERGYCMVRATHSVNRGCWYFEVTIEEMPDGAATRLGWGREYGNLQAPLGYDKFGYSWRSRKGTKFTESHGKHYSDAYVEGDTLGFLIELPEEASLDYLPNTFKDRPLVKFKSHLYYEDKDKITETLKNLHILQGSRIEFFKNGQSQGVAFEDIYAGSYFPAISIHKSATVSVNFGPAFKYPEVLVEHKAKGMHDRVEELITEQCLADTLYLTEHDGRLRLDNMGL; encoded by the exons ATGGAGGACAGCCAAATGGACACAAGCTCGCCGACAGAGTCCAGCTCCGAGGTGAACTTCACTGCGGAGGAGGATAAATCGCAGGAAACGCGTTCCGCAGCCGGCGTTTGTTACTG CGGCAAGGAGCGCAATCTCAATATTGTGGAGCTGCTGTGTGCCACCTGTTCACGCTGGGTGCACGAGACCTGCGTTTCCTACCAGCTTGGTAAGGGTAAACTTCTGCCCTTCATCACCAACTATGTGTTCGTCTGTAAAAATTGCTCTGCCAGCGGATTGGAGAGCTTTCGCAAGAGCCAGGCTA CCATATCCCAGATGTGCCACTGTGCCATTGCCAACATGCAGCAGGCGGCTTCCAGGGACGGACGTCGCCAGATTCAGTTTAGCAAGGACAAGGAGATCATACCGTACATCGAACAGTACTGGGAGGCCATGACCACCATGCCACGCAGACTCACCCAGTCCTGGTACAGCACCGTCCAGCGATCTTTGGTCAAGGATGTGCAGACCCTGTTCACCTACGAGGAGCATGCGGAACATGGCGCCATGTACGGACTATTCCATCAGGATCTGCGAATCATCAAGCCCAACTACGAGAGCATGAGCAAGAGCGGCGCCCTGCGACTCACCGACGATGGATATACTCAAG CTTCCCTCTCCAAAAACAATCGACAGAAAAGGAAATTTCCCGGCACGGATTCGGGTCCCACGGGCAAGAAGGGTCGGCCCAGTTCCGATATTACGGCCAATGTAAAGTTGCCACCGCATGGCTATCCATTGGAACACCCCTTCAACAAGGATGGCTATCGTTATATACTCGCCGAACCGGATCCACATGCTCCATTTCGTCAGGAGTTCGACGAGAGCTCCGATTGGGCTGGCAAACCTATCCCCGGCTGGCTCTACCGCATCCTGGTGCCACATTCTGTGCTCCTGGCGCTGCATGATCGGGCACCACAGCTGAAAATAAGCGAGGATCGGTTGGCGGTGACGGGCGAACGTGGTTACTGCATGGTCCGAGCCACACACT CTGTGAACCGGGGATGCTGGTACTTTGAGGTCACCATCGAAGAGATGCCCGACGGAGCTGCCACGCGACTTGGCTGGGGCCGGGAGTACGGCAACTTGCAGGCTCCATTGGGATACGACAAGTTCGGTTACTCCTGGAGATCTCGCAAGGGCACCAAGTTTACCGAGAGCCATGGCAAACACTACAGTGATGCCTATGTGGAGGGCGATACATTGGGATTCCTCATAGAGCTGCCAGAGGAGGCGTCGCTCGACTATCTGCCCAACACATTCAAAGATCGG CCCCTGGTCAAGTTCAAGTCTCATCTGTACTACGAGGATAAGGACAAGATCACAGAAACCCTGAAAAATCTGCACATCCTGCAGGGCAGCCGCATCGAGTTCTTTAAGAACGGTCAATCGCAGGGTGTGGCATTCGAAGACATTTATGCCGGCAGCTATTTCCCGGCCATCTCGATCCACAAAAGTGCAACGGTCAGCGTAAACTTCGGACCCGCCTTCAAGTATCCCGAGGTGCTCGTCGAGCACAAAGCCAAGGGG ATGCACGATCGCGTGGAGGAGCTGATCACAGAGCAATGTTTAGCCGACACCCTCTACCTCACAGAACACGATGGACGTCTGCGCTTGGATAATATGGGTCTTTAG
- the ash2 gene encoding absent, small, or homeotic discs 2, isoform E — translation MVRATHSVNRGCWYFEVTIEEMPDGAATRLGWGREYGNLQAPLGYDKFGYSWRSRKGTKFTESHGKHYSDAYVEGDTLGFLIELPEEASLDYLPNTFKDRPLVKFKSHLYYEDKDKITETLKNLHILQGSRIEFFKNGQSQGVAFEDIYAGSYFPAISIHKSATVSVNFGPAFKYPEVLVEHKAKGMHDRVEELITEQCLADTLYLTEHDGRLRLDNMGL, via the exons ATGGTCCGAGCCACACACT CTGTGAACCGGGGATGCTGGTACTTTGAGGTCACCATCGAAGAGATGCCCGACGGAGCTGCCACGCGACTTGGCTGGGGCCGGGAGTACGGCAACTTGCAGGCTCCATTGGGATACGACAAGTTCGGTTACTCCTGGAGATCTCGCAAGGGCACCAAGTTTACCGAGAGCCATGGCAAACACTACAGTGATGCCTATGTGGAGGGCGATACATTGGGATTCCTCATAGAGCTGCCAGAGGAGGCGTCGCTCGACTATCTGCCCAACACATTCAAAGATCGG CCCCTGGTCAAGTTCAAGTCTCATCTGTACTACGAGGATAAGGACAAGATCACAGAAACCCTGAAAAATCTGCACATCCTGCAGGGCAGCCGCATCGAGTTCTTTAAGAACGGTCAATCGCAGGGTGTGGCATTCGAAGACATTTATGCCGGCAGCTATTTCCCGGCCATCTCGATCCACAAAAGTGCAACGGTCAGCGTAAACTTCGGACCCGCCTTCAAGTATCCCGAGGTGCTCGTCGAGCACAAAGCCAAGGGG ATGCACGATCGCGTGGAGGAGCTGATCACAGAGCAATGTTTAGCCGACACCCTCTACCTCACAGAACACGATGGACGTCTGCGCTTGGATAATATGGGTCTTTAG